The region GTTCCTTCATTATGCATGAGCGCATGGATGGGTGGGTTTCGTCTGCACCCCCCGACCGCCCCGATATCAACCCAGGATGATGCATCGGCATCTGGCTGTCTGATTTCCAGAGGCATCCCTTTGGAAAGATAAGTAAATAAAGGCACAAAGTCGTGCTCATGTGACTGTGGGGGCGTGATGGATTATGGAGCGGCGGCTGCAGAAagcgggaggtgggggtggcggGCGTTTGACACAGAATCTATTTTTCAAGCGGCCGCTCCACCCTGACTGACAGCAGAAACAGTTAACGAAGGCGCTCTTCCGAGTGTGCTGCTTTCAccttgtctctctccctctcttgcCCTCTCGCTCTCCGTCTCTGTCACGTTATGGCCGGAACGTTTGGAACTGCTTCCTCCTCGTGTCCTAACAGCTGCAGCGAAAAAATATAGCTTTGGGAGAAAAATGCATGACTGCAGAATAAAACGAGGAAATGAAATACGATGGGTTTTGCCGTTCGTCTCATTCCCACTCtcccggggggggggcgtttATGGCAACGCCGTTCCTCGGTGGTGAGGGAGCAATCATCTCTCTAAACCGTGAACGGCTGGTCACCTTGCGCCTCTCCCTGCCAGCTCCCACCTCATCTGCAGAGGTGTGTGGGGGGCTTTATAGCTCGATCGAAAAAGGCCAGGATGTCCCAAAATTTGGAGATCTGCTGAGAAGGGGAAAACCACAAGGGAAGCGACGGGCCTCCTTAACCCATGTCGGGTGTTGTGTATTCGCCATCAAAAGAGTTTATCTTCCCAGAGTAAGTCATTAATTATAGGACGCTTAACTAATCCCAGTAGTCTGGTTTAACCAGCATGCTTACACCAATGGGATATCTGGAGGAGGAAATTGGTTTATCTCCATTCCTTGCTCTCTGCAAACGCTGCAGCGCAAGAGGGTAACAGAAGGTCCCGGCATGCGGTTCACGAGGGGACGGGTGTGTACGCAAATGTGGCCCGCGCTGTAATCTGCCCCCTCCCAGCTCCCAGGCCACAACTCACAGGGGAAGCAACGATTTCCTAAGTCGGTCTGTAAGCATTGAAGATGCAGAGAGCGCCGCGAGCACCCCCtgccccaccaccccccaccggTCCCGTGCAGCGCGCTTAATGGCTTTGCAAGACTGTTTTTGTTGATGTGCAGTCCACACAAGAGTCTTGCGCACGATGCAGAAGCTCACTTCAATCCTCAAACACCACACCCCAGTCGAATGCCTGCCTGGCAGGTTTACGCCAGGTTTACAAACAGCAGTTGCTACACGCCAAGTAATGGTATGTGCCAGGCTcctgcgagtgtgtgtgcgcgcgtgcgtccTCCTAACTCGGTGACCCACAATGCTATTCCAGCGCAGAGCGGCCGAGTTTGATGTGATCGTTTAAGGCAGCGCGGCTTCCAGCCGGGAGCAGAAAGAGCCCGTTATCTGATCTAAATAGTCTTGGTGTAGCTGCCAAAAGGCCCAGAGATCTCCTAAAAAAAAAGGACGAGTGGGGACTGGGGTTTTTGGGAGAAGCGCACAGAGGCTGAAGATGCTGAATGGCGTGTGTTCATTTGGCTGACGTCGCTCTGCTGTGGTGCCTCTGAGTGAATGCTGCTAACATTTtgcgtgttgttttttttccaatggtGCCCAGAACTGAATTAACAGATACACACCACATCCATCTTGCGTGGCAGCTGACGGCGAACCTGCTGGAGCAGGGAACGGGGTCAGGAACGGGGGGCGGTGTGGGTGAAGGCGGAGGATGGTGGCGGCCGAAGGTGCGAGCCGAGCCACTGTCCGGCTCCTGCGGGCTGCAGTGTCGCAGCGAATTAACGTGCCCCGGTGCTGAGTGGGTACTAGCTGGTTCGTACCCTGGCGCCATGGCGGCGCGTTCACGCTTCACAAGCTACTGGGGGGCAATTACCGCGTCATTAATATCATTGCTCCATCTGCCTCCGCTttgctctctcgctcgctctcccgTTCTCGTTCCGCAATGGTCCCATCCACCAAGCATCTTTTGTCACAGCCTTTTTTCCGGACcagttttgtattatttatgctcacacacacaaatacagagtGGCTTTGctgattaaattaatattaattgacCAAGAAATTGAGTAAACAGAAGGAAAGTCTCATTTAAGTGCTTCGAAAACACCGAAGAAGGTCCACGCTGAAGTGTTTGCGAGTTACAATCAGCGAACCACGTCGGCTCCTTTCTTCGTACACGCACTCCCACAATGAGCGTTGAAAAATGAGCTCAGAGTTTGAGATTAGAGCCTCCAACTGACAATGGGTGCAATCATTATAACGTTTGAACCTGAAATATGAGATCCAGAGTATAAAGATAAAGTTTTCGCTGTGTTTTTGGCTTTGATGTCAAGTTGTGAATGCGAACATTAATGAGAatgtgggctgtgtgtgtgagtacggTTTGCATTCAGTGAGTGCCGTTGAAGTTTGCCGTGTTTCGCAGCATGCaaatacacatgcacatgcacagtAGCTCTCTCTCTTTTACATGCATACAGACGCCCGTGTACGCAATCACAGGCACACACCCAAGTACTTTGACTCTgtttcacacagacacaaacacatgcgCACACGCACTGGCTGCTGGGAGCAGGAAGTTCCTGGAATAGGTCAGTCCCGTGTCCAGGTTGCCCTTTGAGGGCCATTGCATTAATCTCTGGTGACAGGGATTGTTTTTGGCCAGTGCCGGCTGCTTTCTCTATGCTCTCGCTGCATGTGTGTGCCGTGGCTGACCACCTTCCCAGGCACCCACAATCTCCCTGGTTGGGGCTCCCATACGTTACGTCTGTTAATTCTCTGAGGGGCGACGGTGTGGAGGGGCACTCGAGCAGGCTAATTCCGGCCTCCAAGCAGGGGCGCGGGCGCATCCAAAAGAGAGACCATGGGAGCTGGAGCTTCCGGAAAGCGCAGGGACGTTTGAGTGATTGCGCTCGCGGGGAGAAGCGACGTGTCTCGGTGAAGCCTTCACATGCTGTGGGCTCGCCGgagtcactctctctctccgcgtctctctccctccctctctgctccAGTACTGCAGGTTTAGCGTAGAAGCTGTCTCTGTTGCCATCTCCTTCACGTCTTCCCTGAGACCTTAGCAGTGAGACTAAGCAATAAGAAAAGTGTCCAGTCTTTGGGTGCCTGTGTAACCGCgtgtccccccccgccccaagcGCCCTTCACTTGTGCAGACAGGATTAGGTATGCTGCGGATTTTGTTGCCAAATGCACAGAAACCGCGACCGCTGACATCGGCGATCAGAGTTCTGTCTGAGAGCGGTCCAGtctgcttattttatttttcagtgttggaGCTGGGTAGGGAACTGAAGAGctgaaagaacaacaacaacaacaaaaaacgcAACCTTTTGGCAAATGGGAGTGATTTGCAGTATGGGAGTCTAAACTCCTGTTGTTCTCCTGAGCTGTGGCTCCTCCATTCAGGGCGGGGTCCTGTATGTGGAGAAGAACGCCGTTTCAgggctttttttctccagacagGAAGCGGGCTGGGGGGGTGGTTCTCTCATGCATCTCAAAGCTGCCTTGCTCTATGGATGGGTGAGGTGTTTGGGGGCTCCGCTGcacatctctgtgtgtttgcgtgtgcatGTGACAGGAGACCCTGCCCTGCGCCTTGCTCCGGCACGGATTCTGAGCGAGGATTTGCAGAAAACAAGCGTGCACAACAAGCGGAAGCTGTTAAGGAGCTTTCGAACCAGCACCCTCGTCCTTTCCCGCATGTGAAACAAAAAGGCAGGCAGACCCGTTCGGggagagaagcagaaggagggcgagatggagagagagagccgCACTTGTTCACATAACTGCCGACCTTTGTTTGGGCATGCAGAGCGCCGTCCATTAGCATTTACCTCACATTTACCTCTGTGCAGAAAGTGCCAGGTTGTGGTGGGGAATTGGGGGGGGCACAATATAGAGAGTAGTTTGGTCAGGTTTTACATGGGTTGCTGCGAAACACCTGTTTTTTCATTGTCTTCCGGGGTGATGAAAAGAGCTTTGAGATTTggggagaggtggaggggaTTGATGGGGCTGGGGATTTAGGGGTGCGGGGatacgggggtggggggcagcaaGCCGAGAGGCGCCTGTGTCTCAACGCACTGGCAGAGGGAATGCAGGGCACAGCACACTGGAAGACAGCCAGACCCGCTAAGCCCTCGCATCTCATTAGATCTGTGTTGCTGACCTGATGCACTGCATTCTGGGTGGTGGGCCTGTAGCAAACAAGTGTGGCCACTGGAGGCAGTGACGAGGCAAGGCCACCCACTGAGAAGGGGGGGCGCTCTCTGTTCTTTAAGGGTTGTGCAATGGCTGGCTGAGGATCCGTTtccacctaaccctaaccccaaaatCTCCCTTAAGTTTTGGCCCGAGTTTGCCTTTCAAAGCTGCAAATATGCCCTTGACACTCAGTTCTTTAAAGGTCTTTGAAATATTCATAACCCCTTGTCATGGCGCCATGCCTCAGAGAGACTGGAGTGAAGctttcccccctttttcttctccattAGGCCGAGATCGAGCCAAGGAGTCCTGGATCCTCCTGACAGAGGCCTGCTTCAGCAATAAAGGCCTATTACTCTCCTGAGTGTCGTACGCTCTAATGACTGATAAGCTGCTGAGGAATTTCCCCCATTTCGCCAAGTCGGGCTGCCTTTGGTCCTCCTCGTTCATTTTCCTGCTTGTTCCAAGGGACGGTTCATTACGGTTAATGACATTATAGCCGCGCTTCTCTGGGGTAATTGACTTTGGGGAGGGCAGACTGAAGCAGCCCCCCAGGAATGCatgcttttgcatttacattttacatttattcatttagcagacgcttttctccaaagcgacgtacatctcatagaaaatacaatttgtgcattacattaagagaaagagagacatagctgcagatgtgtgattctcaagtacagttagtttgcttctttccaactagatgaagatggaggaggaagtggcggaggacacagtagggatgagaaggtgacaAAGAGTCAGTGTGGtcttttagttgcagactgtattttgctgtagaagaaggttgttttagctcaGGGAACATCAGAGTGAAAAGTAGATgagagttgtttgtagacatccaggtccattCAAGTTTTTGATTTTCACCGTcgttgctctgcagcccggagtttggtcctgttagttcgtaatgtatcttttttttaaaaaaaaattactgcaacgtttcaatacacacacacacttgctgaagccacctgtcccaagcgaggttgcggtgagccggagcctaacctggcaacacagggtgcaagccttggggggggcacacccagggtgggatgccagtctgtcataaggcactccaagcagggctcgaaccccagacctaccacagagcaggactctgccaaacctgctgcaccaccgcaccccccatgacATTTTAatactgaattattaaaattacttttacaaTAACAAGCATAGAAACATTCggcatttctttgtttgttatTCACCTTTCTGTAAAGAATctaaaatacatagaaaaacATTACAATTAGTAATGCAATACTTCTGTTCATGGATATGCAGACATTGTCGTAGAAGCTATTAAAAGGGGTCTGCCTATAAGTGTTTCAGAAGGACAGCACACTACCCACCAGAGTCAGGCAATTCATTACTTTTTCCCTTCGCCTGTTCCTTGTCTACATATAACAGTCTGTTATTTTATCACCAAAGGTTCCCTTTTTTCCGCTATTTTCTGGCATTTGTGCCTCTGAACCACATACTTAATGTCTCTCATTGACTAAACATCCTCTCCCCTCTTCTGACTGCAGTCATCAGATGACGCTTAGCTCAGTCATCTAGAACTTCAGCAATCAGAcattgccttcttctccaggtccCATTGCCCCCAGAAGGTTCAGAACCTTCTGTGTGTCCTCCTGACCTCACCCGTCCACTTTGGAAAACTTGAAGAGCACTTTGACTTTGTTCATCCATTCCTCCTTAAGACAGAGGACACAATGAGACACCACATCTATGGACAGGTTCTCACTGGAAAGAGCCACCTCAGTCTTCTTGAGAAGCGTGGGCCCTCTCTCCgtgggctgtgtgtttgtactgctGATGTTGAATTGGTAAAGGGACAGGATGTCATTGTCACAGACCGCAGGGTAGAGTGAAACCCACTCTGCATTGACTACATCCACCAGTACTGAGAACTCTGAAGAAGCATCTTTTTAGCACAGTTACAGTCATGGAGGCTTTGGCCTGGAGGGACCGCGTACACACCCTGATGGTGACGCACACCTCACTCTCACCCCTGTGGCAGTTTGTCAGCATACCGAGTCGCGCTGTGGATTGTAGCCCCCCGTCGATGGACCGTATTCCGCTGACAATTCTGCCGCGTCGTCCTGTTACCACGTTGTTACAGCTATGTGTGAGATTTCCAAGTCTTCGCCTTGGATTGGTGTCAGAGAGGGGGCACGGCCGGCTGCGGTGCAAGAGTGCTTTGGCGTGCATTAATTCTTTCCCCTGCAAATGCATACTAGCTTGAACGCTGTCCTGCGTGTGCTCATCTGTGCACGGTCACCTGTGATCGGTGTAACCTCACTTTCGTGATCTTGGCTGTTTCAATGAGTTTCGACACCCCTCGCATTTGCCGTCGCCTGCTGAAAGCACGCCTGTCTCACACCCACCGCTGTCTGCCTACCTGCCCTAaactccctcccccaccctccagGCCCGTCTGCCTGGCTGCTGACTTCTGCTTTGAGGAGTGACTCTGAAAAACTTTCCgttctgctgtgattttttttatgttctgcttTTTCTGGTTTCTTCTCTGACAGCAGCGAGGCTGTGTGTTCTTCTTCCCCTCCGTCTCGGTGTCATCCATCTTCTTTTCCTCTTCTCGCTGTTGTGCCCCTCCCTCTTTCCCATCTCTTTCCATTTGCGTTTTCAGAAGCGTGTTGTTCGTGTCCCTGctcctccctctttctccccttttttctgtcctcctctctcACCTTCATCGCTCTGTCTCCcctgtcctcctcttctccccTCGGTAGAGGTGAAGTAGCCTAACAAGGCAAGTTCGCCCTCTGAGAGGGACTCCACATCAATGGCACGCTTCTGGAGAGACCGCGTGCTTTAGCCTCTGCTGCCGTCTCTCCAGTCCGGCTTCGTATTTTCCATATCGCTTTCATGTTGGTCCTCTCAGATGTGAGCGGCCTACTCGCTGTAGATGCCTCTGTCTCTGACTCCCCCACACACAGCCGTCAGCGCGGCAGACACAAACAGCTTCTGAGGGTTCTGTGGAACATGAGGCTCGTGCGATAGCGCAGCAGGCAGCCAAACAGGCCTGCTGCCTCCTCTCCACCCTGTTCGCTATGTTTCACTTCCTGTTTGCAGTGGCCTCCGCTAGCAAAAGGTGTTGGATGCTGCACTGGTGACACCGCTGGCTACCTGGAGTGGCAGGTAGCGCCGTGGTTTACACTGCCGTTTTGGGCCTGTAAGACCCGGCtttgaatcccttctcctgctgttgtacccttgagcgagatacttaccctgacttcATACgctaaaattactcagttgtgtGAATGGGGAAaccattgtaagcagcttttaACATGTCAAGTAACTGTAGAAGAAAAgatccactaaatgaataaatgtaaatgtcacagtgCTGCCGCAGTGTTGGTAACAGTGTTTGTCCTCTGTCCTCTCTCAGCGACATCCAACGGGACCCTTGAAGGAATAAACAATCAGAAAGGAGGTGTATGCAAGACCAAATCCATGAAGATTGTCATGAAAGTAGGGCAGAGTGAGTAAAACTTTGCAAtatcttcttcctcctcttctttttattgttattattgttgttattattattgttttagttgttgttactgttgttcCTTCCTGGCCATTCGAAAGCAATGTACGCGGCttgtcatttttcactttttccattttataccCCCTTTACCACCACTGTCATCCACTCAGATAGTGTATACGCAATGTGGATGTGCCAGACATGGCTAATGCAggaatgaatatgtaaattttatttaaatattcatctgGCAGTGAGGAAAGGGCTCTGGGTATAACCTTCTGTAAGTAATGAATCGTACTGCACCCCTGGCAAAGAACCGAGATCAGTCCCCAAAAGGCCTTGTCCCACTGTTAATTAATGatgattattaataaatgaCTTAGCTGCCTTTTGCTTTGGTGATCTCCGAGAAGTCTCGGTCCTCTTTGCATGGGCAGTCACAGAGGGACCGCGCCGCTGGTCCCAACTTGACCGCATGGTGATTCTGGTTTGACAAAGTCAACCGTTGTCACATGTAGCTAATGTGTGTGATTCTCGTGCCTTCCAGATCCCTTGGATCCAGTATCACCAAAAGACAACCCGACCAGATACCCGCCTAAGTACCCCGACACAGAGGGAAAGGATACTCCCCACAAACAACCAGGCGACACCGAGGGCAACCGTGGTATGTGAGAATTTTCGCATGATATCATTCCCCAAACAGGCACCCTGAGCCAGAAATACTTTTGTGCacttttgcccatttatagaaGATTGTTTTGTCCCTTTATGCCAAAGTAACTCAAGTTATGCCCTTAAGACTGCAGTCCTGCATTCACACTTTGGACCTTCGGGTCCAATTCCTTAACCAAGATGTGGCCTGTTGCTATGGAGACTGGAGGATTTAGCACACTTAAACAAGTGCCTTATGGATTTATGCAGAAATTGATTCAGATCTGGTGGTAAATCAGCCTGTGGTGTACCTCGCTCCTATGGGTACGGAGCAGCCGAACCCACCAAGTTCCCGGAAGGACAGAATGCTGGAACTTGGACTGTTTGGCTGGGTTTAAGGGAAGGTCACTTGATTTGTCCACTGATAATTGAAAGTTGGCCGAAACACCGATAGGAATCGACAGAACCGCTGGTCCCCTCATCTGGAGAGCGTCTTTTTGAGGGGAATGATCTGATTGCTCCTCATTTTAAAAGCCTCCGTGAGCATACAGACCCGCTGGTCCTCTTGAGATATCGCCAGGCACTCTTATCTTTATTGCGCTGCAGGGACTAGAAAAAGGAAAATTCTGGTTCCGGAAATGAACCTGGAACAAGCCCGAAGCTCCTTCTTTAAGCTTTCACGGTCTCGGTCTCGGTCCTGCTAATAATTGCTGGATGAACCCATCAGCATGCTTCTGAGTCTGTCTGGACACGTTGGTTGTAGATCCCAGCAGGTTAGCTGCCCCATCCCACGCCACACTTCCCAGTTGGCCCACTGCCAGCCACTTGTTTGTCTGAATGCAAACAGGCATAATGGtaaaaatcagtaaataacACCAATAATCACTTTGTTGGCAGTGTCCTTAGCTCACGTTACAATTTAGCCTCGCATCAAAGGCGTTGCTTTACGTACGTGGTTCGCCTTAATTTGGAAGGACAGAAGCAAAACACCCAACTGCCACTAAGTGCCTGTAGCCAAGGGTGACTTTGGCAGTTACCAGCTGGAGTTCCGGCCTGTGAATGAATCTGCTGCACTGGTTGTTTATCCTCAGTGTTACAACTGGTCCGCCAAACAGCTCCATTCTGAAGGGTCTCCAGCGCTGGCTCTCATTCCAGGTCGTTGCTGTAGAGTGCGGACAACCAGTTCCAAGTTCTGCGAGCCTAGCGTGGTTATGGCTCCTCTTAGTTCACAGTCCTGCTGGGACATCTCTTTGGTTCTGCCCTGTTTCTGGTGCGCTCACACTATtctcctgccccccctccccagatgCTACGGTGAAGGACAACGAAACAGATGACCAGGGTGGCAGGTCGTCAAGCGTCATCGGCTCCGAGGTGGCGCTTTTTGCTGGAATTGCTTCAGGCAGCGTCATCTTCGTGGCTGTCATTGTCATGCTTGTGCTCCTGTTGCTGAAGTACCGCAGACGGCACAGGAAGCACTCTCCGCAGCATGCCGCCGCGCTGTCCCTCAGCACACTGGCTTCGCCAAAACGCAGCGGAGGAGGAGGCAACAACAACGGCTCGGAGCCCAGCGACATCATCATCCCGCTTAGGACTGCCGACAGCGTCTTCTGCCCTCACTACGAGAAGGTTAGCGGAGACTACGGCCACCCCGTCTATATAGTACAGGAGATGCCACCCCAGAGTCCCGCTAATATTTACTACAAGGTTTGAGCTCCACCAGATGGATCTGGAGGGGGTCCTGTCCTTGTTTTTAGTGTTATTATTACGGTTATTAATATGATTAAAATTATTACGATTCCGAAGAACTCCTAGCTGCTCTGTGGGTTTGGGCTCCCCCTGGTGGCCCGGTTGTTTGTGCACTAAGACTGATGCCATGGAATGATCCGGTGGAGCGGCACGTCAGCAGAAATACGCGGCGGATGGAGCGCGGAATCTgcagggacagagagaggacGCCGGAGCAACGGCGGCCGGGCTGTCGCCTCTTTGCACTCTGGGATTCTACCCAGATCTTACTCCTGCATTGGACAGGAATGAGGGGGAGAGAGACggagggagaaagaggggaCGGAAAACCGGCCAACTCCGAGCTCGTTTCTGCGAATATCGTTCATCGGCGCTCTCGGCACTCTGGGGAAGAGAAACGGGGGAGGATTTGGAGGACGATTCCTCAGTGTTGACACAGGGATCTGTACGTGACTTTTTCAACACCTCGGCGGTCACTCACCCATGGAtcattttgtttcagtttccCTCTTCGCCTGCCACCTTTTTTCAGCCTAATGATTCTCAGTATTGTTACTTGAAGGTTTAACATGTCCTTTGCCACTTttgtaaatgtatgcatttctCCCCCTGGGTTTCATTCACTGTTTGCTTGTATGTTATTTCAATACTGGGAATCTCGCAGATCTGTCGTGGAAATTTGAGAGCGGTTTATAAGTGACAGACGTGTCAGTGATGGAAACAGTGTAGCCGCGAGCTGGCGGTCCAGAGCGAATGTCTAGAAGACACAGGAAGTAGGAGAAGGAGCTGAGGGAGGTGCAGGGGTTGAGGGCAGTAGGTGAGAGCATGACCTGTTTGTTTAGTCTATGGGCGAGGCCTCCTCACCTGTTGGGCGGCTGGTCTGCAGTCACACGGCGGTTAGAACAGCACTTTTTCTGGTTCCTTCACCATACCTCTGGGTAGGTTCCTGGCAGTATCGAAGAAACCTCTTGGCGTCCACAGCTTAAGGTCTGTTTAGGTTTTTAAATACTAGTGTCTTCACTTGTCCAGTACTGTACCCCCAGGAAGGAGGACTAAGCCATAGTCGTGGTCCAAGTCTTTCTCAGAGCGGGGTTCTCGGTATTTAGGGAGCTGTGGGTACAGGCAACAGATACCTGCCTTACTACTGTGTTACCTGAGCAAGATAAAGGAGAAACGCGGTGTCTTTCGGCAAGCCGGCGATTTGGGCCTGGGTGCCGTCCTGCGCAGCTCAGCTTGCATTTCAAGGTCAAAGCTGCCTGGTGCTCTCTTCAACACGCAAAGCACAGGAATTTTAAACTCcattcgctttttttttttaaaaaaacctttcttgAAAGAGAAGTAGCTCTACATTTTTAAGGGAGATTTCAAGAAActagaagaaaatgaaaagttaagtatttatttatgataGA is a window of Scleropages formosus chromosome 14, fSclFor1.1, whole genome shotgun sequence DNA encoding:
- the efnb2a gene encoding ephrin-B2a isoform X2 is translated as MDIVCPRGEAGQVEGVELYKLYMVDRKQLDTCTVTEADTPLLNCDKPDQDVKFTLKFQEFSPNLWGLEFFRGIDYYIISTSNGTLEGINNQKGGVCKTKSMKIVMKVGQNPLDPVSPKDNPTRYPPKYPDTEGKDTPHKQPGDTEGNRDATVKDNETDDQGGRSSSVIGSEVALFAGIASGSVIFVAVIVMLVLLLLKYRRRHRKHSPQHAAALSLSTLASPKRSGGGGNNNGSEPSDIIIPLRTADSVFCPHYEKVSGDYGHPVYIVQEMPPQSPANIYYKV
- the efnb2a gene encoding ephrin-B2a isoform X1; the protein is MGLATWRYYLGVLLVACKVDLPRAVTLESIYWNTTNTKFVPGQGLVLYPQIGDKMDIVCPRGEAGQVEGVELYKLYMVDRKQLDTCTVTEADTPLLNCDKPDQDVKFTLKFQEFSPNLWGLEFFRGIDYYIISTSNGTLEGINNQKGGVCKTKSMKIVMKVGQNPLDPVSPKDNPTRYPPKYPDTEGKDTPHKQPGDTEGNRDATVKDNETDDQGGRSSSVIGSEVALFAGIASGSVIFVAVIVMLVLLLLKYRRRHRKHSPQHAAALSLSTLASPKRSGGGGNNNGSEPSDIIIPLRTADSVFCPHYEKVSGDYGHPVYIVQEMPPQSPANIYYKV